One region of Mucilaginibacter gotjawali genomic DNA includes:
- a CDS encoding IS1096 element passenger TnpR family protein: protein MALYRFRITFEDYDDVLREIDVKSNQTFEDLHRAIHQSTGYNPEYPSSFYISNDQWIKGEEITYMPNQKRIDRGVALMDKVKLLSYIDDPHQKFYYTFNFDRPFDFHVELMKIILDETPGTTYPAVIKSVGEAPKQFGNVVAPTAAPAASDDFDFLNEMSYGEEDAEDFTEIADTDEIGEEDKTIAVEDEEEDEFGSEFSDDEGFEDDSKLSHGDDY, encoded by the coding sequence ATGGCACTATACAGGTTCAGGATCACCTTTGAAGACTACGATGATGTTTTAAGGGAAATAGATGTAAAATCTAACCAAACATTTGAGGACCTTCACAGGGCAATCCACCAATCTACAGGGTATAATCCCGAATATCCTTCTTCCTTTTATATCAGTAACGACCAATGGATAAAAGGCGAAGAAATTACCTATATGCCTAATCAAAAAAGGATCGACCGTGGCGTGGCGCTGATGGATAAGGTAAAATTGTTAAGTTATATTGACGACCCTCACCAAAAATTCTACTATACATTTAATTTTGACCGTCCCTTTGATTTTCACGTTGAATTAATGAAGATTATTTTGGACGAAACGCCGGGCACCACCTACCCGGCCGTAATTAAATCAGTGGGCGAGGCGCCTAAACAATTTGGCAATGTGGTAGCTCCTACTGCTGCCCCGGCTGCCAGCGATGATTTTGATTTCTTAAATGAAATGTCGTACGGCGAAGAAGATGCCGAAGACTTTACCGAAATTGCAGATACGGATGAAATTGGTGAAGAAGATAAAACAATTGCAGTAGAGGATGAAGAAGAAGATGAATTCGGTAGCGAATTTTCAGACGACGAAGGCTTTGAAGACGACAGCAAGCTGTCGCATGGGGATGATTATTAG